A single region of the Thermodesulfatator indicus DSM 15286 genome encodes:
- a CDS encoding ATP-binding protein yields MKKKLPVGIQSFEKIRTENYYYVDKTRFVKKLVEEGEYYFLSRPRRFGKSLFLDTLRQAFLAKRELFEGLYLEDNWDWSIKYPVIYISFGSGVHRSVQELQETERVIIKEHEKDYQLNLQYSNIKDRFMELIKTLYQKCGQKVVVLIDEYDKPILDNINKTETATEIREELKNFYSVLKDADPYLKFVFITGVTKFSKVSLFSGLNNLEDITISPSFATICGYTQSEFETVFADRLEGVDLDEVRRWYNGYSWLGEPVYNPFDILLFLREKIFRPYWFETGTPTFLIKLLFEKRYCLPDLENLEAGEELIESFEVENIKLETLLFQTGYLTIAEKIELLPGEAVYKLKYPNIEVKKALADHVLNYIFEDISTKTHNKTKLARILISGDVPLLLEVFKAIFAGIPHDWYRKTELHRYEGFYASVFYAYFAALGLDVRVEESTSKGRLDMAVRFEDRCYLFEFKVVEIEPEGRALEQLKAKKYHEKYLTGCGKIYLIGIEFSQKERNIVGFEWEEVL; encoded by the coding sequence ATGAAGAAAAAGCTTCCTGTAGGTATTCAGAGTTTTGAAAAAATTCGTACGGAAAATTATTACTATGTTGACAAAACCCGGTTTGTTAAAAAACTGGTTGAAGAAGGAGAATATTATTTTCTTTCTCGTCCGCGGCGTTTTGGTAAAAGCCTATTTCTTGACACCTTACGCCAGGCCTTTTTAGCCAAAAGGGAACTTTTTGAGGGCCTTTACTTAGAGGATAATTGGGATTGGAGCATTAAATATCCGGTTATTTACATTTCGTTTGGTAGCGGGGTACATAGGAGTGTGCAGGAACTCCAGGAAACCGAAAGAGTAATTATTAAAGAACACGAAAAAGACTACCAACTCAATTTACAGTATTCAAATATTAAAGATCGTTTTATGGAACTCATTAAAACCCTCTACCAAAAGTGCGGTCAAAAAGTAGTAGTCCTCATAGACGAATACGACAAACCAATCCTTGACAATATAAACAAAACAGAAACTGCTACCGAAATACGCGAGGAACTTAAAAACTTCTACTCGGTCTTAAAAGATGCTGACCCGTATCTTAAGTTCGTCTTCATCACCGGTGTTACCAAGTTCAGCAAGGTCTCTCTCTTTTCTGGTCTGAACAACCTTGAAGACATAACTATCTCGCCATCTTTTGCCACCATTTGCGGTTACACGCAAAGCGAATTTGAAACAGTCTTTGCCGATCGTCTTGAAGGGGTTGATTTAGACGAAGTCCGCCGCTGGTATAATGGCTACTCCTGGCTAGGAGAGCCCGTTTATAACCCTTTTGATATTTTGCTTTTCCTGAGGGAAAAGATCTTCAGGCCCTACTGGTTTGAGACCGGCACGCCCACTTTTCTCATCAAGCTCCTATTTGAAAAACGCTACTGCCTGCCTGACCTGGAGAACCTTGAAGCGGGAGAAGAACTCATTGAAAGCTTTGAAGTTGAAAACATAAAACTTGAGACCCTTCTTTTCCAAACCGGTTATCTCACTATAGCCGAAAAAATAGAGCTTCTTCCTGGCGAAGCAGTTTACAAACTCAAGTATCCGAACATAGAGGTTAAAAAAGCCCTGGCAGACCATGTGCTAAACTATATATTTGAAGACATTTCCACCAAAACGCATAACAAAACTAAACTTGCCAGAATTCTCATAAGTGGCGATGTTCCTTTGCTGCTGGAAGTCTTTAAGGCCATTTTTGCGGGCATACCACATGACTGGTATCGTAAGACGGAGTTGCATCGCTACGAAGGATTTTACGCCAGTGTGTTTTACGCCTACTTTGCGGCCTTGGGCTTAGATGTAAGAGTAGAAGAGTCTACGAGTAAAGGCCGGCTAGATATGGCGGTAAGATTTGAGGATAGGTGTTATTTGTTTGAATTTAAGGTGGTGGAGATAGAGCCGGAGGGAAGAGCCCTTGAGCAACTAAAAGCCAAGAAGTATCACGAAAAGTATCTTACAGGGTGCGGGAAGATTTATCTTATAGGGATTGAGTTCAGCCAAAAAGAACGCAATATCGTAGGCTTTGAGTGGGAAGAGGTTTTATGA
- a CDS encoding ComEA family DNA-binding protein yields the protein MRKLKSLWLGILFSVFLVVSAWAGSINLNVAGQEELANLPGVGPKIAAAIVEYREKYGPFKSVDELLEIKGIGPKKLEKIRPLVTIEPVKD from the coding sequence ATGAGGAAGCTTAAAAGTTTATGGCTGGGTATTTTGTTTAGTGTGTTTCTGGTGGTCTCGGCATGGGCGGGTTCTATTAATTTGAATGTGGCCGGTCAGGAAGAACTCGCTAACCTACCAGGAGTTGGCCCTAAAATAGCCGCCGCCATCGTTGAGTATCGTGAAAAATATGGGCCATTTAAGAGTGTTGATGAATTACTTGAGATAAAAGGCATTGGTCCTAAAAAACTTGAAAAGATTCGCCCTCTCGTAACCATTGAGCCGGTGAAAGATTAG